One Jeotgalicoccus saudimassiliensis DNA window includes the following coding sequences:
- a CDS encoding TIGR04104 family putative zinc finger protein, with translation MTKCASCNKQWTGILLFKAHFASERGVECDYCHEKQYVSEKSKRRMLIPMLLVTAMLLIGLFAPPSVTQYFWVYITITAVTIIFMYVSLELTNVPPENQRN, from the coding sequence ATGACCAAATGTGCAAGCTGCAACAAGCAGTGGACCGGCATCTTATTATTTAAAGCGCATTTTGCTTCAGAAAGAGGAGTAGAGTGTGATTATTGTCATGAGAAACAGTATGTATCTGAGAAATCAAAGAGACGTATGCTGATTCCAATGCTCTTAGTTACAGCAATGCTGTTAATTGGCTTATTTGCACCGCCGTCGGTTACACAGTATTTCTGGGTGTATATTACCATTACAGCGGTAACGATTATATTTATGTATGTGAGTCTGGAACTGACGAATGTACCGCCTGAAAACCAGAGAAATTAA
- a CDS encoding acyltransferase family protein, whose product MKKRLELIQASRAIVPLLVAIVHLAGTMQVKYNHNFLGISDLPKSGGVDYFFVLTGFMMYYVYGGKIGNKEYYKTFLYNRFIRLYPFYWVLAIPVIPLLLFVPGLGSDNLDLFTIIKSLLLWPQEHGPYIFVAWSLSYNVFFYIVFALILGYSKKIFLYVIGIWSISIGIFSLLPESIFIFEFIFSPYFINFIIGSIIASLIVKFKYHNFYIILLILGLSIFVFNWLNIIFIDIDINADFLYLIFASLVITGLSGIDLGVSVRVNKFFNYLGDASFAIFLSHTLTISVLTKTMDILGLTNKLNLTFLGLIIFVGTIIIGCLLYQLIEKPLHSKLKRRSNIKSDGKKAMASSLR is encoded by the coding sequence TTGAAAAAACGATTAGAATTGATTCAAGCGTCAAGAGCTATTGTACCTCTGTTGGTTGCTATTGTTCATTTAGCAGGTACTATGCAAGTAAAGTATAATCATAATTTTTTAGGAATATCTGATTTACCTAAATCAGGAGGAGTAGACTACTTCTTCGTTCTAACAGGATTTATGATGTACTATGTTTATGGTGGTAAGATAGGTAATAAGGAATACTATAAAACATTTTTATACAATAGATTTATAAGGTTGTACCCATTTTATTGGGTATTGGCTATACCGGTAATCCCATTATTATTATTTGTCCCTGGTCTAGGTAGTGATAATTTAGATTTATTTACTATAATTAAGTCGTTATTGCTATGGCCACAAGAACACGGTCCTTACATTTTTGTTGCATGGTCATTATCTTATAACGTTTTCTTTTACATAGTATTTGCATTGATTCTGGGATATAGTAAAAAAATATTCTTATATGTCATAGGAATTTGGAGCATAAGTATAGGAATTTTTTCATTATTACCTGAAAGTATATTCATATTTGAATTCATATTTAGCCCTTATTTTATTAATTTTATTATTGGATCAATTATAGCTTCGCTGATTGTAAAATTTAAATATCATAATTTTTATATAATACTTTTAATATTGGGACTTTCTATTTTTGTATTTAACTGGTTAAATATTATATTTATAGATATCGATATTAATGCAGATTTCCTTTATTTAATTTTTGCTTCATTAGTAATTACTGGATTGTCGGGAATAGATTTGGGTGTGAGTGTACGTGTTAACAAATTCTTTAACTATTTAGGTGATGCATCGTTTGCAATTTTTCTTTCACATACGTTAACTATTTCAGTTTTAACAAAAACGATGGATATTCTAGGTCTTACGAACAAACTTAATCTTACTTTTCTGGGATTGATTATTTTTGTTGGTACTATTATCATCGGTTGCCTATTGTATCAATTAATTGAAAAACCACTACATTCAAAATTGAAAAGAAGAAGTAACATTAAATCAGATGGGAAGAAAGCGATGGCATCTTCCCTAAGGTAG
- a CDS encoding NUDIX hydrolase — protein sequence MELWDLYDKNRKLTEHTMVRGDEMQPDTYHLVIHVAIFNSNNQMLIQKRRHDKIGAPNMWDISAGGSVTAGETSQAGAMRETKEELGLDIDLHNQLPHLSITFARGYDDIYIVNREADINELAVPNDEVSDARWADIDEIFNMINEGTFINYRQSLIQLLFDLRYQYGAVKTDYE from the coding sequence ATGGAACTTTGGGATTTATATGATAAGAATAGAAAACTGACAGAACACACAATGGTCAGAGGAGACGAGATGCAGCCTGATACATATCATCTTGTGATTCATGTGGCTATTTTCAACAGTAATAATCAGATGCTGATTCAAAAACGCCGGCATGATAAAATCGGCGCACCGAATATGTGGGATATTTCAGCAGGCGGCAGTGTGACTGCAGGTGAAACGAGTCAAGCCGGTGCCATGCGTGAAACGAAAGAGGAGCTGGGATTAGATATTGATTTACATAATCAGCTGCCGCACCTCTCAATTACGTTTGCACGAGGATATGATGATATATACATTGTGAACCGTGAAGCGGATATAAATGAACTGGCAGTGCCGAACGACGAAGTATCGGATGCAAGATGGGCGGATATTGATGAGATATTCAACATGATTAATGAAGGTACATTTATAAATTACCGTCAGAGTTTAATTCAGCTGCTGTTTGATCTGAGATATCAGTACGGTGCGGTAAAAACAGATTACGAGTAA
- a CDS encoding potassium channel family protein, which translates to MTKEIAVIGLGQFGGSAVKQLHKLSADVTVIDISESKVKYYEDYAVECIVGSATDEKMLKTIGIEHYDEVIIAIGEDIQTSILCTLILKELGVESITAKAQSNHHGKMLKKVGADNVLHPETEMGIRLANQLVNMSLVDYMEISDDTAIVEYDANERFINSALINIGIREKFGLNVIAIKRNKEVIVPPDPQMNILENDVLVIIGKIKNLNRFESKMIKPKS; encoded by the coding sequence ATGACTAAAGAAATTGCAGTCATTGGTCTCGGGCAATTTGGAGGCAGTGCAGTAAAACAATTACATAAGCTCTCAGCAGATGTCACGGTAATAGATATATCCGAAAGTAAGGTCAAGTACTATGAAGACTACGCTGTTGAATGTATCGTCGGCAGCGCCACTGATGAGAAAATGCTTAAAACTATCGGTATCGAACATTACGATGAAGTGATTATTGCGATTGGCGAAGATATACAAACCAGCATTCTTTGTACTTTGATTTTAAAAGAATTAGGTGTCGAAAGCATTACTGCCAAAGCTCAAAGTAATCACCACGGCAAGATGCTGAAAAAAGTCGGCGCAGACAATGTCCTGCACCCGGAAACAGAAATGGGCATACGTCTCGCAAATCAGCTGGTTAATATGTCTCTTGTCGACTATATGGAAATATCAGATGATACTGCCATAGTGGAATATGATGCCAATGAACGATTTATTAACTCTGCATTGATTAATATTGGTATACGTGAAAAATTCGGCTTAAATGTTATTGCGATTAAACGTAATAAAGAAGTCATCGTACCGCCGGATCCCCAGATGAACATTCTGGAGAACGATGTTCTCGTCATAATTGGTAAAATTAAAAATCTGAACAGATTTGAGAGTAAGATGATTAAGCCTAAAAGTTAA
- a CDS encoding alanine/glycine:cation symporter family protein produces the protein MEQAFNMFEQAVNFANDLLWQEILIGLLIIAGLYFSVTSKFVQFRWLKIMFSSLGEKRAKMPDGSKGISSFQAFTISAAQRIGTANIAGVATAIVVGGPGAVFWMWVVALLGAGTAFFEATLAQVYKVRDKESGFRGGPAYYMTKGLNQKGIGYIFAVLMTITFGIVFVMLQSNTIANAYDEAFGVNTAVSGIVVAIVVAIVIFGGAKSIANVATAIVPVMAALYLILVTVILVMNYDMIFPMLQKIVVNAFGIEEVFGGAVGAAIINGFQRGLLSNEAGMGSAPNAAASAAVRHPVQQGLIQSLGVYFDTTIVCTATAIVILMYTDLSFGADAPQGIAVTQAAMDQQFFGFGGTIIAVFILLFAFSTILGNYFYAQSNLSFIVDNKTVTFVFRAIVVIMTAVGAVLGVQLVWTLADLFMAFLAIINLMMVVALSPLVFELMRDYKEQKDRGESPIFFAKNISYKLPDDNEWGDDDYRMDDPEDYNK, from the coding sequence ATGGAACAAGCATTTAATATGTTTGAACAGGCGGTAAACTTCGCCAATGACTTACTGTGGCAGGAAATATTAATCGGGCTGTTAATTATTGCTGGATTATATTTCTCTGTCACTTCGAAATTCGTTCAATTCCGGTGGCTGAAAATCATGTTTTCTTCTCTCGGGGAAAAACGGGCGAAAATGCCGGATGGTTCGAAAGGAATTTCATCTTTTCAGGCGTTTACAATCAGTGCCGCCCAGCGTATCGGTACTGCGAATATCGCCGGAGTCGCAACAGCAATTGTTGTCGGCGGGCCCGGTGCGGTATTCTGGATGTGGGTTGTTGCACTCTTGGGTGCAGGCACCGCATTCTTTGAAGCAACATTGGCGCAGGTGTATAAAGTACGCGATAAGGAATCGGGCTTCCGCGGAGGACCCGCTTACTATATGACTAAAGGTTTAAACCAAAAAGGTATCGGTTATATATTTGCGGTACTGATGACAATTACTTTTGGTATTGTCTTTGTAATGCTGCAGTCGAATACAATTGCCAATGCCTATGATGAAGCATTTGGTGTCAATACGGCAGTCAGCGGAATTGTTGTCGCTATAGTCGTGGCAATAGTCATATTCGGCGGTGCGAAATCAATCGCTAATGTCGCAACAGCAATTGTTCCGGTTATGGCGGCATTGTACTTAATATTGGTTACAGTAATACTTGTAATGAACTACGACATGATTTTTCCGATGCTGCAGAAGATTGTAGTCAATGCATTCGGTATTGAAGAAGTCTTCGGCGGAGCAGTAGGTGCTGCGATTATTAACGGTTTTCAGCGTGGATTACTATCAAACGAAGCGGGTATGGGATCAGCGCCAAACGCTGCGGCATCAGCTGCAGTCCGTCACCCGGTTCAGCAAGGACTGATTCAGTCGCTTGGTGTATACTTTGATACGACTATCGTCTGTACAGCAACGGCGATTGTGATACTGATGTATACAGACTTAAGCTTCGGTGCGGATGCGCCGCAGGGCATTGCAGTCACCCAGGCAGCTATGGATCAGCAGTTCTTCGGCTTCGGCGGAACGATTATTGCAGTCTTTATATTGCTGTTTGCCTTTTCAACAATACTCGGCAACTATTTCTATGCCCAGAGTAACTTAAGTTTTATCGTGGATAACAAAACAGTCACCTTTGTCTTCAGAGCAATTGTCGTTATTATGACAGCAGTCGGCGCGGTACTTGGCGTACAGCTGGTATGGACACTGGCCGATCTGTTTATGGCTTTCCTGGCCATCATTAACTTAATGATGGTTGTGGCACTCAGTCCACTTGTATTTGAACTGATGCGGGATTACAAAGAACAGAAAGACAGAGGAGAATCTCCGATATTCTTTGCTAAAAACATCAGTTACAAGTTGCCGGATGATAACGAGTGGGGTGATGACGACTACCGTATGGACGATCCTGAAGACTATAATAAGTAA
- the parC gene encoding DNA topoisomerase IV subunit A — protein MAEHNPLQQLKLEDVIGDRFGRYSKYVIQDRAIPDVRDGLKPVQRRILYAMYKEGNTFDKNYRKSAKTVGNVIGNYHPHGESSIYDAMVRLGQDWKMREELILIHGNKGSVDGDPAAAMRYTEAKLAEISNELLRDLNKNTVPFIDNFDDTEKEPSVLPAKYPNLLVNGATGISAGYATDIPPHNLGEVIDATLKVIDKPSVSIDELLEIVKGPDFPTGAIIQGKNELKKAYTTGKGRVVVRSLVTKEETRGNKVNIVITEIPYEVNKANMVKKMDEIRADRQVDGIIEVRDETDREGMRIVIEARKDANIDAIINYLYKKTDLQVSYNFNMVAISDRAPKQMGLKDILEAYIKHQKIVVTNRSKYDLEHAEKRMHIIEGLIKALSILDEVIRTIRESENKRNAKENLVERYDFTERQAEAIVMLQLYRLTNTDIAELETEQSELEFQINQLTEILNDEKKLKKIIKSELRDIKKRYASERLTSVEEKIETIEISKEQLIAKEDTVVSLTKEGYVKRTSLRSYNASKPEELGMREGDRILFTSMSNTLEQLLVFTNYGNYMIIPVHGLQDTKWKDMGQHLSSRFNLKHGEEPIFARTISKFDENISVVMASKRGQVKQTLLSEFEATRISRPIVNMKLKKDDEVIGISMTELGKESLLFVTEKGLTLKYPLAEVSATGLKSQGVKAMNVKADDNLVFGELIPEEGNLVTVSSRGAVKRTSLDTFDAGARAQVGSMLYKDIKSKPHRVVAASVTDAGKDQTIELISETNVHTLRANEVRLSGKYSNGSFVVEEDAFGIVAHAHFSAL, from the coding sequence ATGGCCGAGCATAACCCCTTGCAGCAATTAAAATTAGAAGATGTAATCGGAGACCGCTTTGGGAGATACAGTAAGTACGTCATTCAGGACCGTGCAATACCGGACGTCCGTGACGGACTGAAGCCCGTACAGCGCCGTATTTTATATGCGATGTACAAAGAGGGCAATACGTTCGATAAAAACTACCGTAAAAGTGCGAAAACAGTCGGTAACGTGATCGGCAACTATCACCCTCACGGTGAGAGCAGTATATACGATGCGATGGTCCGTCTGGGCCAGGACTGGAAAATGCGTGAAGAGCTTATTTTAATTCACGGTAACAAAGGTAGTGTCGACGGCGACCCGGCAGCGGCAATGCGTTATACGGAAGCAAAACTTGCTGAAATTTCAAATGAGCTGTTAAGAGATCTAAACAAAAATACAGTGCCGTTTATCGATAACTTTGATGATACGGAGAAAGAGCCGTCTGTACTGCCGGCGAAGTATCCGAACCTGCTTGTGAACGGTGCCACAGGTATTTCAGCGGGTTATGCGACGGACATTCCGCCGCATAACTTAGGTGAAGTGATCGATGCGACATTAAAAGTCATCGACAAGCCGTCGGTATCCATCGACGAGCTGCTTGAGATCGTTAAAGGCCCGGATTTCCCGACAGGGGCAATTATCCAGGGTAAAAACGAGCTGAAAAAAGCGTATACGACAGGCAAGGGCCGCGTCGTAGTCCGCAGTCTGGTGACGAAAGAAGAAACGCGCGGCAACAAAGTGAATATCGTCATTACTGAAATTCCATACGAAGTCAACAAAGCGAACATGGTTAAGAAGATGGATGAAATCCGTGCAGACCGTCAGGTGGACGGCATTATCGAAGTCCGTGATGAAACGGACCGCGAAGGGATGCGCATCGTCATAGAGGCGCGTAAAGACGCGAATATCGATGCGATTATTAACTACCTGTACAAGAAGACGGACCTTCAGGTATCGTACAACTTCAACATGGTGGCAATCAGCGACCGTGCACCGAAGCAGATGGGCTTAAAGGACATTCTGGAAGCGTATATTAAACACCAGAAAATCGTCGTGACGAATCGTTCGAAATACGACCTTGAACATGCCGAAAAACGCATGCATATTATCGAAGGTCTGATTAAGGCATTATCAATTCTCGATGAAGTGATCCGTACGATCAGGGAATCTGAAAACAAACGGAACGCCAAGGAAAATCTCGTTGAACGATACGACTTTACAGAGCGTCAGGCTGAAGCGATTGTTATGCTCCAGCTGTATCGTTTAACGAATACGGATATTGCAGAGCTTGAAACAGAACAGAGCGAACTGGAATTCCAGATCAATCAGCTGACAGAAATATTAAACGACGAAAAAAAACTTAAAAAAATAATTAAATCCGAACTCAGAGACATTAAGAAAAGATATGCTTCGGAACGCTTAACGTCTGTAGAAGAAAAAATCGAAACGATTGAAATTTCCAAAGAACAGTTAATTGCCAAAGAAGATACGGTCGTATCTCTGACTAAAGAAGGTTACGTTAAACGTACGAGTCTCCGCAGCTACAATGCATCGAAACCTGAAGAACTGGGTATGCGTGAAGGAGACAGGATACTGTTTACAAGTATGTCGAATACATTGGAACAGCTGCTCGTGTTTACGAACTACGGCAACTATATGATTATTCCGGTTCACGGACTCCAGGATACTAAATGGAAAGATATGGGGCAGCATCTGTCGTCCCGTTTCAATTTAAAACATGGAGAAGAACCGATTTTTGCAAGGACAATATCTAAATTTGATGAAAATATCAGTGTCGTGATGGCATCTAAACGCGGCCAGGTGAAACAGACACTGTTAAGTGAATTTGAAGCCACGCGTATTTCACGTCCGATTGTCAATATGAAGCTTAAAAAAGATGATGAAGTCATCGGCATCTCAATGACTGAACTTGGAAAAGAATCATTATTGTTTGTTACAGAGAAAGGCTTAACATTGAAATATCCGCTTGCTGAAGTATCAGCAACAGGCTTAAAATCGCAAGGCGTTAAAGCAATGAACGTTAAAGCGGATGATAATCTTGTGTTCGGTGAACTGATTCCTGAAGAAGGCAACTTAGTAACAGTATCGAGCAGAGGCGCGGTCAAACGTACAAGTCTGGATACGTTTGATGCAGGTGCCAGAGCACAAGTCGGTTCAATGCTGTATAAGGATATTAAATCAAAACCGCACAGAGTGGTTGCAGCATCAGTTACAGATGCAGGCAAAGATCAGACAATCGAATTAATCTCAGAAACAAACGTTCACACACTGCGTGCCAATGAAGTACGTCTCAGCGGGAAGTATTCGAACGGCTCGTTTGTCGTTGAAGAAGACGCTTTCGGCATCGTTGCACATGCACACTTCAGCGCGTTATAA
- the parE gene encoding DNA topoisomerase IV subunit B — MAKKTGYTDESIQILEGLDAVRKRPGMYIGSTDTRGLHHLVYEITDNAVDEIINGHGNEINITINTDESITIRDNGRGLPTGMHPSGRPTPEVIFTVLHAGGKFDSDNYKSAGGLHGVGSSVVNALSESLKLRVYRDGKIHEISFKDGGKPDSKMKAVGKTKETGTEVTFKADPEIFKQTIAFNFETIAERMRESAFLTKGLKITINDKRTDEEEIFQFDDGLKSFIEFLNEGKDDIGNIVMFEGTYNEMIAEVAFQFNDQYSETIISFVNNVRTKDGGTHEVGFKTGFTRAFNEYARKIGELKAKDKNLEGSDIREGLTAVISVKLPEHLLQFEGQTKGKLGTSEARALMEQLITEQLPYYLEENGALSTQLVKKAIKARQVREAARKAREEARSGKKNKSRDTLLSGKLTPAQSKNAKKNELFLVEGDSAGGSAKQGRDRRFQAILPLRGKVINTEKAKFEDIFKNEEINTIIHTIGAGVGTDFKVDDTNYDKIIIMTDADTDGAHIQVLLLTFFFNYMRPLFEAGKIYIALPPLFKLEKKGKKKEVRYVWTEDELVEAQEEMGNAELQRYKGLGEMMAEQLWETTMDPESRTLIQVRIEDEALSLKRVTTLMGDNVEIRRKWIDSNVSFTLEEGNSILDNQDVEKLAESDEDYGRA, encoded by the coding sequence CGGGAATGTATATCGGTTCTACAGATACGAGAGGTCTGCATCATCTCGTATATGAAATTACCGACAATGCGGTCGATGAGATTATTAACGGCCACGGCAACGAAATCAATATAACGATTAATACAGATGAAAGTATTACGATCCGCGATAACGGACGCGGTCTGCCGACAGGGATGCACCCGTCAGGCCGCCCGACGCCTGAAGTCATCTTTACCGTACTGCACGCCGGCGGCAAGTTCGACTCGGATAACTACAAATCCGCAGGGGGACTGCACGGTGTCGGTTCATCTGTCGTTAACGCATTAAGTGAATCATTGAAATTACGCGTCTATCGGGACGGTAAAATTCACGAGATATCATTTAAAGACGGCGGCAAGCCGGATTCAAAAATGAAGGCAGTCGGCAAAACGAAAGAGACGGGCACTGAAGTAACATTTAAAGCAGATCCCGAAATCTTTAAACAGACGATTGCATTTAACTTTGAAACAATCGCTGAACGCATGCGCGAGTCTGCTTTTTTAACTAAAGGATTAAAGATTACGATTAATGATAAGCGTACCGATGAAGAGGAAATATTCCAGTTCGACGACGGACTGAAGTCATTCATCGAGTTTTTAAATGAAGGCAAGGACGATATCGGCAATATCGTGATGTTCGAAGGGACATATAATGAAATGATTGCCGAAGTGGCGTTCCAGTTTAACGATCAGTACTCGGAAACGATTATTTCATTCGTAAACAACGTCCGCACGAAAGACGGCGGGACGCACGAAGTCGGCTTTAAAACCGGATTTACACGTGCATTTAATGAGTACGCACGTAAAATCGGGGAACTGAAAGCTAAAGATAAAAACTTGGAGGGCAGTGACATCCGTGAAGGACTGACTGCGGTGATTTCCGTTAAGCTCCCCGAACACCTGCTCCAGTTTGAAGGACAGACGAAAGGGAAGCTCGGCACGAGTGAAGCCCGTGCATTAATGGAACAGCTGATCACTGAACAGCTGCCGTATTATTTAGAAGAAAACGGTGCGTTATCCACGCAGCTCGTTAAAAAAGCAATTAAAGCACGCCAGGTGCGTGAAGCGGCACGTAAAGCACGTGAAGAAGCGCGGAGCGGCAAAAAGAACAAATCGAGAGATACGCTCCTGTCCGGTAAATTGACACCGGCACAGAGTAAAAACGCGAAGAAAAACGAACTGTTCTTAGTAGAGGGGGACTCTGCCGGCGGTTCGGCGAAACAGGGACGCGACAGACGCTTCCAGGCGATACTGCCGCTGCGCGGTAAAGTTATCAATACGGAAAAAGCGAAGTTCGAAGATATTTTTAAAAACGAAGAAATCAATACGATCATTCATACGATCGGTGCCGGTGTCGGTACGGACTTTAAAGTGGATGATACGAACTACGACAAAATTATTATTATGACCGATGCGGATACGGACGGTGCGCACATTCAGGTGCTCTTATTGACGTTCTTCTTTAACTATATGCGCCCGCTGTTTGAAGCAGGCAAGATTTACATTGCACTGCCGCCGCTGTTTAAGCTCGAGAAAAAAGGCAAAAAGAAAGAAGTCAGATACGTCTGGACTGAAGACGAGCTCGTTGAAGCACAGGAAGAAATGGGCAATGCGGAACTGCAGCGCTACAAAGGTCTCGGTGAGATGATGGCCGAACAGCTGTGGGAGACGACGATGGACCCCGAGTCGCGTACGTTAATCCAGGTCCGTATCGAAGACGAAGCATTATCGCTGAAACGTGTTACTACGCTGATGGGTGACAACGTTGAAATCAGACGTAAATGGATCGATTCAAACGTGTCATTTACGCTTGAGGAAGGCAACAGCATTCTTGATAATCAGGATGTAGAAAAATTAGCAGAGAGTGATGAAGATTATGGCCGAGCATAA